The following DNA comes from Papaver somniferum cultivar HN1 chromosome 4, ASM357369v1, whole genome shotgun sequence.
AGAAGTCAGCTGTGAAACCAATTGAGGAAGCCTTACAAAGTCAGATAAACTGGAACAATGAAGCAAACTCAAGAAGATATCAAGGAAGAAAATTTGTTGATAGATCTAAAGTCCACTGCTATAACTGTCAACAAATTGGTCACTTTCAAAGTGAATGTCCTGAACCACAGAAAGATGGTTCCTATAACAACAATATTGGAAACTACAACAATAATAAAACTGGAGTTTACAACAACAAAGCTGTAGGTTACAACAACAATTTTGGTGGAGGTTACAACAACAAAGCTGGAGATCATAACAACAAAGATGGTGGATATAAAGCTGATAATAAAGCAAATATTGCAGAAGAACAAGAAACTCTCTTGTTAGCTTGTTACTCAGCAGAAGAACAACCACAAGAGCAATGGTATTTAGACACAGGTTGCAACAATCATATGACTGGAAGGAAAGATTTATTTGCAAATCTTGTTGAGTCTATGAGATCCACTGTAAAATTTGGAAATAACTTAACAGTTCGAGTTATTGGAAAAGGCATGATAGGAATAAGACTCAAGAATGGTGCACAATCTTACATAACTGATGTATTTTATGTACCAAATCGACATCAAAACCTAAGTATGGGTCAGCTTTCATAAAAAGGATTCTCTATGAACATTTACAACGGGGTTTGCATAATTAGAGATAAAAGAAGGAGATTGATTTCTAGAGTTCATATGACTAAGAACAAATTGTTTCCTTTACAGATTCAGCATCAAATAGAGAGATGTTACAACTCTACTATTGATGAAAATTCTTGGTTATGGCATAGAAGAATGGGGCAtgtaaattttcataatttacaAATTCTTTCAAGAAAAGAGATGGTCTCAGGATTACCAACTATTGAATCTCCTGAATCAAGGTGTGAAGATTGCGTTTTTGGGAAACAACATAGAGATCCATTTCCCATTggcaaagaaagaagagctgagaaaTTATTGGAATTGGTACATAGTGATTTTTGTGGACCAATTGAAGTAGAATCTCGTGGTGGAAATAGGTATTTTATTTACTTCATTGATGATCTTAGCAGAAAAGGATGGGTTTATTTATTGAAACAAAAGAATGATGCTTTTTTAGCCTTCAAGAGCTTTAAGGTATATGCTGAAAGACAAAGTGGTAATAGTATAAAGCTACTGAATACACTTTGGTTGATTCTTTCATGCAAGAACATGGAATACAACATCAAATGACTGcaagatatacaccacaacaaaatggtgtaGCTGAAAGGAGAAATTGCACCATTATGGAGATGGTACATACAATGAGAAAGGAAAAGAATTTACCTAAAGATTATTGGGCAGAAGCTGTTGATTGTGCTGTCTATGTGCTGAATAGATGTCCAACAAGAAGTGTGATtgatatgacaccgaggaagcatGGAGTGGAAGAAAACCCAGTGTGATACATCTTAAGGTATTTGGGTGCATAGCATATGCACACATACCTAAAGAAATACGTATGAAGCTTGATGACAAAAGTGAAAAGTGTATTTTTATTGGTTACAGTAATGCAACCAAAGGCTACAAGTTATTGAATCCAGAAACAGGGAAGTTAGTAATCAACAGAGATGTGATTTTTGAAGAAGAAGCTAAGTGGGAATGGAACAAAGAAGTATCAATAAAAAAGGTTAATGAAACAACattagttgaagaagaaaaagaaagaattgaagatgaagaaagaattgaagaagaagaagaagaaagaattggaaatgaagaaagaattgAAGATGAAACAAGAACTGATGGAACAGCACAACAAAATACAAGATCAGTACGTAATCGTAATGTACCTGCTCGACTGAATGATTATGTTATTAacagagatgatgaagaagatgaagaagtgaACTTTGCTTTGTGTGGAGACTGTGATCCATTGTTGTTTGAAGTTGCCTCAAAGAATCAAGGGTGGAGACAAGCTATGGATGTTGAAATAAAAGCAATTGAAAAAGAATAATACATGGAAGCTCACTCCTCttctaaaaggaaaaaaaagcaaTTGGTGTTAAGTGGGTTTATAAGACTAAATATAGACCAAATGGTGAAATAGAGCGTCTTAAAGCAAGActagtagctaaaggctataagcAAAAACCTGGAATTGACTATTTTGAAGTGTTTGCACCAGTGGCAAGGTTAGATACTGTTAGAATGATCATTGCCTTAGCAGCACAAAATCAGTGGAAGAtttatcaaatggatgtaaaatcATCCTTTTTAAATAGAGTGTTAGAAGAGGAAGTCTACATTGAGCAACCAGCTGGGTACAttaaagaaggaaaagaagatcAAGTTTACAAGTTGAACAAAGCATTGTATGGGTTGAAGCAAGAACCACGTGCTTGGTACACAAGGATTGatacatattttcttgaaaaagGTTTTGAGAAGTGCCCATATGAACATACTTTGTATGTAAAGACAGATACTCAGGGAAATCAAATTATAGTTTGTCTCTATGTTGATGATCTTATCTTCACATGAAACAATACTAAGAttattgatgaatttagggaggcCATGATCAGAGAATTTGAGATGACAGATATGGGTTTAATGACATATTTCCTTGGACTTGAAGTTTTACTGTCTGATAAAGGAATTTTTGTGTCACACAAAGATATGCAAAGACTTTACTGGAACGTTTCAAGATGAGCAACTGCAAAGCAATTAGAACTCCAGTAGAAGAAAGGTTGAAGTTAGAAAAAGGTGGAAGTGGAGTATGTGTTAATCCCACATATTTCAAACAGCTTGTAGGAAGTTTAAGATACTTAACTTCTACAAGACCTGACATAGTTTATGGTGTAGGACTTGTTAGCAGGTTCATGGAAACACCATTTAAATCTCATCTACAAGAATCAAGAAGAATCTTAAAGTATGTAAAAGGAACAATTAATCTGGGAATGTTCTATAGTTCTTCAAGGAATGCAGAATTAGTTGGATAcactgatagtgattgggctggtgatactgaagaaagaaaaaacactTCAGGGTTTGCTTTTCATATAGGATCAGGGTATTTTtcttggtcatcaaagaagcAACAAAGTTGCATTGTCAACAGCAGAAGCAGAATACATAGCTACAACATCTTGTGCAACTCAAGCTGTGTCGATAAGAAGAATGTTAAGTTCATTGAATCATGAGCAGATGAATCCAACAAGGATTGTATGTGATAACAACTCAGCCATAGCACTCACAAGGAATCATGTTTTTCATGGAAGAAGCAAACACATTTATATAAAATATCATTACATTCGTGATTTAGTTAAGAATGGAGAAGTGATTGTGAGTTTTTGCCCAAGTTCTGAACAAGTAGCAGATATTTTTACAAAATCATTAAAGGGTGACATATTTGAGAATTTACGATAAAGACTTGGAATGACTAGTCGACATAGTCTTGGTTTGAGGAAGGATGTTGGAAATCAAGTCTAACCAAGACTATGACTTAAAGGTGACGTGAAGACTATATGCACAGAAAAGTGACGTGAAGACTATATGCACacagaattaaacaagaaaataccGTACACTGTTGCTTGACAATCAAGCATTGAAGTTTCTAGAAGGTGTTTTGTTTAGGAATGacttgagtttgaagtttacttAGTTCTAGAAGTTTGTTTATTTTGGTAGTTTGAGTTTGATTAGGTATGTTTTAGTATTTcctgttttgagaactcttggtgTTATTGAGTTGTATAAATAGGCTGTAAAGCCATGAAACAAAGTACACCAAAATTATTAATTAAACTGAGTTTAAGAATTCTCTCTTATTATGTTCTTTTCGTAAGTCTTTGTATATCAGATATCTACAATATCTCACATTGCTGATTTTCACGGCCAATATCTGAAACACAAATACAAAAATCACCACAAGATGAGGGtgtgaatttttaatttttaaaactTTGGATCAGAGTTATACTTATAAACATAACAGCAAGTGCGAATCAGTACCTGATTTTTGCAAGGTTTATCAGAATCGCAATAGAACTGATCAATGATAATTGGATTCCTTGCGCCAATGCATTGAATTTCTTCAAACAGTACATCTCTAATATAACCTTTTCCTCCTTGCCATGTCTTAATTCGAACACCGTTTGTAGTTCCTCTCAATTCAATATTTTTTACCGTAACATGTTCTATTGTTTCTCTCTTTCCATATTTACCTATACTCCCAATGATGTAAAGAAATAACCCCTAGAACGCTATTTGACAATCATcaaaaatgaaattgaaagaaaAGATTTACGAGATTGTAATTTGTTACCTTATTCCATGACCAGGTCCACATTTGATGTTGTTGACGTTTATGTGAGAAGTATCAGGCCCTATTGAAATACAATCATCCCCTGCGTGACCAAAACAAAAATGAGAATAAACTAGAAAAATTGAAGGGGATGGAAATTCATTTGAGCAAGGAAAGATTGGGAAATCATACCAGTTGCAATGTGTGAATGTTCAACATAGACATTTGATGACCGTGAGACGTAAATACCATCTGTGTTTGGACTTCCAGGAGGAGCGTGTACTATTTCTACGTTAGAAATGTATACCCAAGTTGACTCAAGAATGAAAATGTGTTTCTTAGGACTGTTTAAGAATTTCAGATTTGAAATATATACATTGTTGGACTGTATTATTTTGATTTCCTGTAAAACGATCAACGCTACATTAATATCTAAAACGCTGGTATAAGATCATGCTATCTTTTCGAAACTCATTTCATGCACCATAATGATCGACCATGAATTCAATGAAGATCGGTAGCAACCATGTTCACTTGCTGACAATCACTCACCGTCCGTTTCTGGCCACATTCCTAGACaaaacgaagaagagaagaaaattagAAAAAACCCAAGATTATCTGCAATGGTGAACTTTTTTTGGTGACTTAAATAAGAAATTTTGTAATTTAAAATTTACTTTGTGGTTACACTTGGAATGTTCCCACCAATTTGAGCCTCTTCCATCAAGCGAACCCGACCCATGGATGAAGAGACCATCGACATGATAAAACAAGATCCAGTTTTCACAAATGCTACTACTATCATGGCACTTCCATtgattgatattttctggtgcaatAATTTGTCCATCTATCTGCAGCAAGTTTAGAAACAAAGATTGTAACCAGACTAGACAGGTGCTCTAAAAGGCactgtaaattttttttatgaaccATCATTTAGGGCATACATGAAAATTTTGGGGCATATTGAATAAGACAAAAACAGGTTGGAAATAGTGTTTCGAAGGTATCCCTTATCCAACCTATTTTCATGCGAAAATACTCTTGAATGATTAGTgttaaattagtgttaatttgaTTAATTAATTGTTAATGATTGTAGCTCGCTTAGTGTTAATTTTGgataataattttatttataaagAGAGTTAGTGAGTCAttttagaaaaagaagaagaagaggagtagagaaaaaaactttttttttttgagatatttGTGATTGTTGATAGATGTGTGATCCAAATTCGAGTGAGGAAGGTGAGTCTTCATCACGTAAACctaagaaaatacatatcaattacGATGGAGATCCGGAGGTGGCTTATTTGTTGGATTATAAAAATGATTTtacccaaactcaatctcaaactCAACTTTTTTCTCAAGCTCAAGATGATGACTTTTTGGAGCCAAATCCCGTAGATGAGTACATGGACgaggaacccaatgctaataATACATAGGTATGGTTGTAGACGTTGTTTAATGTCCGTTTTGTAGCTTGAATTCaccaaattttttgatttttgtatgTAGTTTGGCGCAACAGagttaggttcggctgataatttgtATGCCGAACCTTGATAAATAAGAATAGGTCGGCTTAT
Coding sequences within:
- the LOC113272745 gene encoding probable polygalacturonase At3g15720, whose protein sequence is MDKLLHQKISINGSAMIVVAFVKTGSCFIMSMVSSSMGRVRLMEEAQIGGNIPSECGQKRTEIKIIQSNNVYISNLKFLNSPKKHIFILESTWVYISNVEIVHAPPGSPNTDGIYVSRSSNVYVEHSHIATGDDCISIGPDTSHINVNNIKCGPGKYGKRETIEHVTVKNIELRGTTNGVRIKTWQGGKGYIRDVLFEEIQCIGARNPIIIDQFYCDSDKPCKNQILAVKISNVRYCRYLIYKDLRKEHNKREFLNSV